The Euleptes europaea isolate rEulEur1 chromosome 2, rEulEur1.hap1, whole genome shotgun sequence genome has a segment encoding these proteins:
- the LOC130473790 gene encoding transmembrane protein 121: MVLPPPDKRHVCLTTIVIMTSMAFMDAYLVEQNQGPRKIGVCIIVLVGDICFLIVLRYVAVWVGAEVKTAKRGYAMILWFLYIFVLEIKLYFIFQNYKADKRNLETVARKALTLLLSICVPGLYLVLVALDSMEYIRTFRKKEDLRGRLFWVALDLLDILDIQANLWEPHKTGLPIWAEGLMFFYCYILLLILPCVSLSEISMQGEHIAPQKMMLYPVLSLVTINIVTIFIRAINMVLFQDSRVSTIFIGKNIIAIATKACTFLEYKKQVKEFPQNAIALELQQNSVPHNQTVHSTQGIGHEPSPTREILDT, translated from the coding sequence ATGGTGCTTCCACCCCCGGACAAACGTCACGTGTGTCTCACCACTATTGTCATCATGACCAGCATGGCATTCATGGATGCCTATCTGGTGGAGCAGAACCAAGGACCCCGTAAAATTGGTGTCTGCATCATCGTTCTGGTGGGGGACATCTGTTTTCTGATTGTGCTGCGCTACGTGGCCGTGTGGGTGGGGGCCGAGGTGAAGACGGCAAAGCGCGGCTACGCCATGATCCTCTGGTTCCTCTACATCTTTGTGCTGGAGATAAAACTGTATTTTATATTCCAGAATTACAAGGCCGATAAGAGGAACCTGGAGACGGTGGCCAGGAAGGCCCTGACCTTGTTGCTCTCCATCTGCGTACCAGGATTATACCTGGTGCTAGTGGCCTTGGATAGCATGGAGTACATACGCACCTTCCGGAAGAAAGAGGATTTGCGGGGTCGCCTCTTCTGGGTCGCCTTAGACCTCCTGGATATCTTAGACATTCAAGCCAACCTGTGGGAACCGCACAAAACCGGGCTGCCGATCTGGGCAGAAGGACTCATGTTCTTCTACTGCtacatcctcctcctcatcctaCCTTGCGTTTCTCTCAGCGAGATCAGCATGCAAGGGGAGCACATCGCTCCCCAGAAAATGATGCTCTACCCCGTCCTGAGCCTGGTGACCATCAACATCGTCACCATCTTCATCCGGGCCATCAACATGGTCTTGTTCCAAGACAGCCGGGTCTCCACCATCTTCATCGGCAAGAACATCATCGCCATCGCCACCAAAGCCTGCACTTTCCTCGAGTACAAGAAGCAGGTGAAGGAATTCCCGCAGAACGCCATTGCGTTAGAGCTGCAGCAGAACTCGGTGCCCCACAACCAGACTGTCCACAGTACGCAAGGCATTGGCCACGAGCCCTCACCGACCAGGGAGATCTTGGATACATGA